One genomic window of Bradyrhizobium sp. CCGE-LA001 includes the following:
- a CDS encoding pyruvate dehydrogenase complex dihydrolipoamide acetyltransferase codes for MPINILMPALSPTMEKGNLAKWLKKEGDKVKSGDVIAEIETDKATMEVEAIDEGTIAKILVPEGTQDVPVNDVIAVLAGEGEDVKAAGSAKPTASAAPPKAEKAAEAPAAAPAPAPAAPKEATKAAPPPAATPAPQAAAPAAQGNGHGGRVFSSPLARRLAKEAGIDVGMVTGTGPHGRVVARDVEQAKSGKGLKAPAAAPSGAPAIAPTMSDKQILSLFEPGSYDIVPHDGMRRTIAQRLTASIQNVPHFYLTIDCDIGKLLAAREEINAAAPKDKEKKPLYKISVNDFVIKAMAVALKKIPNCNVSWTESGMVKHHHSDVGVAVAMPGGLITPIIRKAETKTLSTISNEMKDFAARARSRKLKPEEYQGGTTAVSNLGMYGISHFTAVINPPHATILAVGTSEERPVVRGGKIEIAHMMSVTLSCDHRAIDGALGAELIGAFKQLIENPVMMMV; via the coding sequence ATGCCCATCAACATCCTGATGCCCGCTCTCTCGCCGACGATGGAGAAGGGCAACCTCGCCAAGTGGCTGAAGAAGGAAGGCGACAAGGTCAAATCCGGCGACGTCATCGCCGAGATCGAGACCGACAAGGCGACTATGGAGGTCGAGGCGATCGACGAGGGCACGATCGCCAAGATCCTGGTTCCCGAGGGCACGCAGGACGTTCCGGTCAACGACGTGATCGCGGTGCTCGCCGGCGAGGGCGAGGACGTGAAGGCGGCAGGCAGCGCAAAGCCCACCGCCTCGGCCGCTCCGCCGAAAGCCGAGAAGGCCGCTGAGGCTCCCGCTGCTGCGCCGGCGCCCGCACCGGCCGCGCCCAAGGAAGCAACAAAGGCAGCACCGCCGCCGGCCGCGACACCCGCGCCGCAGGCCGCCGCACCGGCCGCGCAGGGCAACGGCCATGGCGGCCGCGTGTTTTCGTCGCCGCTGGCACGCCGTCTCGCCAAGGAAGCCGGCATCGATGTCGGCATGGTCACAGGCACCGGCCCGCACGGCCGCGTGGTCGCGCGCGACGTCGAGCAGGCCAAGTCCGGCAAGGGCCTCAAGGCACCGGCCGCTGCACCCTCGGGCGCGCCCGCGATCGCGCCGACCATGTCGGACAAGCAGATCCTGTCGCTGTTCGAGCCTGGCTCCTACGACATCGTCCCGCATGACGGCATGCGCCGCACCATCGCGCAGCGCCTGACCGCGTCGATCCAGAACGTCCCGCACTTCTACCTCACCATCGACTGCGACATCGGCAAGCTGCTCGCCGCGCGCGAGGAGATCAATGCGGCCGCGCCGAAGGACAAGGAGAAGAAGCCGCTCTACAAGATCTCGGTCAACGACTTCGTCATCAAGGCAATGGCGGTCGCGCTGAAGAAGATTCCGAACTGCAACGTCAGCTGGACCGAAAGCGGCATGGTCAAGCATCACCATTCCGACGTCGGCGTTGCCGTCGCGATGCCCGGCGGCCTGATCACGCCGATCATCCGCAAGGCGGAGACCAAGACGCTGTCCACCATCTCCAACGAGATGAAGGATTTCGCCGCGCGCGCCCGGTCCCGCAAATTGAAGCCCGAGGAATATCAGGGCGGCACCACCGCCGTTTCCAATCTCGGCATGTACGGCATCAGCCACTTCACCGCGGTGATCAACCCGCCGCACGCGACCATTCTGGCCGTTGGTACCAGCGAGGAGCGTCCGGTCGTGCGCGGCGGCAAGATCGAGATCGCGCACATGATGAGCGTGACCCTGTCTTGCGATCACCGTGCCATTGACGGTGCCCTCGGCGCGGAGCTGATCGGCGCGTTCAAGCAGCTGATCGAAAACCCCGTCATGATGATGGTCTGA
- the lpdA gene encoding dihydrolipoyl dehydrogenase, with protein MADTSFDVIIIGSGPGGYVTAIRAAQLGFKVAIVEKSYLGGICLNWGCIPTKALLRSAEIYHYMQHAKDYGLSAEKVSFDPKAVVQRSRGVSKRLNDGVGFLMKKNKVSVIWGAASIDAPGKVTVKKSDVEGPKGALGEGTYQAKHIIVATGARPRVLPGLEPDKKLVWTYFEAMVPERMPKSLLVVGSGAIGIEFASFFHTMGSDVTVVEVLPQILPVEDAEIAGLARKRLEKQGIKIMSSTKVTKLERKADSVVATIDDGKGKPVTTEFERVISAVGVVGNIENLGLEKLGVKTDRGIIVVDGYGKTNIPGIYAIGDVAGPPMLAHKAEHEGVICVEAIKGLHPHPMDKNMIPGCTYCHPQVASVGLTEAKAKESGREIRVGRFPFVGNGKAIALGEDQGLVKVIFDKKTGQLLGAHMVGAEVTELIQGYVVAMNLETTEEELMHTVFPHPTLSEMMKEAVLDAYGRVLNI; from the coding sequence ATGGCCGATACATCCTTCGACGTCATCATCATCGGCTCCGGCCCCGGCGGCTACGTCACCGCGATCCGCGCCGCGCAGCTCGGCTTCAAGGTCGCGATCGTCGAGAAGTCCTATCTGGGCGGCATCTGCCTGAACTGGGGCTGCATCCCGACCAAGGCGCTGCTGCGCTCGGCCGAGATCTATCACTACATGCAGCATGCGAAAGACTACGGCCTGTCGGCGGAGAAGGTCTCGTTCGATCCGAAGGCGGTGGTGCAGCGCTCGCGCGGCGTCTCCAAGCGCCTGAATGACGGCGTCGGATTCCTGATGAAGAAGAACAAAGTCAGCGTGATCTGGGGCGCCGCCTCGATCGACGCACCCGGCAAGGTCACCGTCAAGAAATCCGACGTCGAGGGTCCGAAGGGCGCGCTGGGCGAGGGGACCTACCAGGCCAAGCACATCATCGTCGCGACCGGCGCGCGGCCGCGCGTGCTGCCGGGACTCGAGCCCGACAAGAAGCTGGTCTGGACCTATTTCGAGGCCATGGTGCCGGAGCGGATGCCGAAATCGCTGCTGGTCGTCGGCTCCGGCGCGATCGGCATCGAGTTCGCCTCCTTCTTCCACACCATGGGCTCCGACGTCACGGTCGTCGAGGTGCTGCCGCAGATCCTGCCCGTCGAGGACGCCGAGATCGCGGGCCTCGCCCGCAAGCGGCTGGAAAAGCAGGGCATCAAGATCATGTCCTCGACCAAGGTCACCAAGCTGGAGAGGAAGGCCGACAGCGTCGTCGCCACCATCGACGACGGCAAGGGCAAGCCCGTCACCACCGAATTCGAGCGGGTGATCTCGGCGGTCGGCGTGGTCGGCAATATCGAGAATCTCGGTCTGGAAAAGCTCGGCGTGAAGACCGACCGCGGCATCATCGTGGTCGACGGCTACGGCAAGACCAACATCCCCGGCATCTACGCCATCGGCGACGTCGCCGGTCCCCCCATGCTCGCGCACAAGGCCGAGCATGAGGGCGTGATTTGCGTCGAGGCGATCAAGGGCCTCCATCCGCATCCCATGGACAAGAACATGATCCCGGGCTGCACCTATTGCCACCCGCAGGTGGCATCAGTCGGCTTGACGGAAGCCAAGGCCAAGGAAAGCGGCCGCGAGATCCGCGTCGGTCGCTTCCCCTTCGTCGGTAACGGCAAGGCGATCGCGCTCGGCGAGGACCAGGGCCTGGTCAAGGTGATCTTCGACAAGAAGACCGGCCAGCTGCTGGGGGCCCACATGGTCGGCGCCGAGGTGACCGAACTGATCCAGGGCTACGTCGTCGCCATGAATCTGGAGACCACGGAAGAAGAGCTGATGCACACGGTCTTCCCGCATCCGACGTTGTCGGAGATGATGAAGGAAGCGGTGCTGGATGCTTATGGAAGGGTGCTGAATATCTAG
- a CDS encoding response regulator transcription factor has protein sequence MTERAGPSPAQEDGDEPIVFIVDDDASMRRALTNLFESVGLKVEAFGSAPQLLQAKPPEVPSCLVLDIRLPGASGLDLQTDLAKANIHTPIIFITGHGDIPMTVRAMKSGAIDFLTKPVRDQDILDAVQAAIERDRKRRDLNRTISTVRSRFESLSSRERDVLSLVTSGLMNKQVAVQLGLAEITVKIYRGQIMRKMGAKSLADLVRMSEALGIRSGKPDIQT, from the coding sequence GTGACCGAACGCGCAGGACCTTCGCCGGCGCAGGAAGACGGCGATGAACCAATCGTCTTCATCGTCGATGACGACGCGTCCATGCGACGTGCGCTCACCAATCTGTTCGAGTCGGTCGGCCTCAAGGTTGAAGCATTCGGCTCGGCACCGCAACTCCTCCAGGCCAAGCCGCCGGAAGTCCCCAGTTGCCTCGTGCTCGACATCCGCCTGCCCGGAGCGAGTGGCCTCGACCTTCAGACCGATCTTGCCAAGGCCAATATCCACACGCCCATCATCTTCATTACCGGTCACGGTGATATTCCCATGACCGTTCGGGCCATGAAGAGCGGCGCGATCGACTTCCTGACCAAGCCGGTTCGTGACCAGGACATCCTGGACGCAGTCCAGGCCGCGATCGAGAGGGACCGCAAGCGCCGCGACCTCAACAGGACAATCTCGACCGTCCGATCACGGTTCGAGTCACTGTCCTCGCGGGAGAGAGACGTATTGTCACTGGTGACGTCCGGTCTGATGAACAAGCAAGTGGCCGTCCAGCTCGGATTGGCGGAAATCACCGTCAAGATCTATCGCGGCCAGATCATGCGAAAAATGGGTGCGAAGTCGCTGGCCGACCTGGTGAGAATGAGCGAGGCGCTCGGGATTCGGTCCGGCAAGCCCGACATACAAACCTAA
- a CDS encoding nucleoside deaminase, which yields MAIESLHFDFMLEAIREAEASIAQGGLPIGAVLTRDNKIIARGHNNRVQENNPILHGEMSCLREAGAISFHDTVMYTTLSPCSMCAGALGLFKVKLVVIGESVTFEGSKDILDKFGIPWIDLADDRSITMMKNWRSIPANERLWQGDIGN from the coding sequence GTGGCGATCGAATCCCTTCATTTCGATTTCATGCTGGAGGCGATCCGCGAGGCGGAAGCCTCGATCGCGCAAGGCGGCCTGCCGATCGGCGCCGTGCTGACGCGCGACAACAAGATCATCGCCCGCGGACACAACAACCGCGTGCAGGAGAACAATCCGATCCTTCATGGCGAGATGAGCTGCCTGCGCGAGGCCGGCGCGATCTCGTTCCACGACACGGTCATGTACACGACGTTGTCGCCATGCTCGATGTGCGCGGGCGCGCTCGGGCTGTTCAAGGTGAAGCTGGTGGTGATCGGCGAGTCCGTCACCTTCGAAGGATCCAAGGATATCCTCGACAAGTTCGGCATTCCCTGGATCGACCTTGCCGACGACCGCTCCATCACCATGATGAAGAATTGGCGTTCCATCCCTGCCAATGAGCGCCTGTGGCAGGGCGACATCGGCAACTAA
- a CDS encoding response regulator transcription factor, with translation MSMASVISVLDDDPYVRAALHNLLESRGYIVHTFASADEFLRSTVSSDTSCVIADVQMPLVTGIDLLTQMRAQGSATPFIFITAFPDESVRVRALKAGAICFLGKPFAASDLMPCLERALAAGNETIE, from the coding sequence TTGTCGATGGCTTCGGTCATTTCGGTGCTCGACGATGACCCTTACGTGCGGGCGGCGCTCCACAACCTGTTGGAATCGCGCGGGTACATCGTCCACACGTTCGCCTCCGCCGACGAGTTTCTACGATCGACCGTTTCGAGCGACACCTCATGCGTGATCGCGGACGTGCAGATGCCATTGGTCACCGGCATCGACCTGCTGACGCAGATGCGCGCGCAGGGTTCGGCTACGCCGTTCATCTTCATCACCGCCTTCCCGGATGAGAGCGTGCGTGTGCGCGCGCTCAAGGCCGGTGCAATCTGTTTCCTCGGCAAGCCGTTCGCTGCCTCCGATCTGATGCCGTGCCTGGAGCGAGCGCTGGCAGCGGGTAACGAAACCATCGAGTGA
- a CDS encoding PAS domain S-box protein translates to MKPGRAATFGKSAVQFLAGCVRQTVDTKQRVEPGDAGLLESVKQWQQVFEHNPVMYFMVDPVGTVINVNTFGAAQLGYTATELIGRSVLDVFFEEDRDFVRACVALCLETVDQSHTWEIRKVRKDGSVLWVRENAKTMLRADGGPIVLVACENITERKEAENALRQSEAYLAQAQELSHTGSFGWKSSTGEISWSKETYRIFQCDEGTKPRIPFMLQRIHPDDRLAVQQTTARAAREGKDYDHEYRLVMPDGSIKYVRAVARATRDSNGRVEFVGSVTDVTATKEAERRLRESEQRFRDYAETASDWFWETGPDHRVTQISEHSDTVAAPTGLLGLTRWDIAPDANLEPEKWRQHREALDAHVPFRDLVYRSRDRNGHAIYVRTSGKPFFDAEGAFLGYRGVCTDVTAAIRADQAEEALRKAQTELAHVTRVTTLGELTASIAHEINQPLAAVIANADACLSWLQRSPPDLNAARRSVDWIIEDGKRASDVIRHVRALAKRTDIEMVPLDASAVVREAVALVQREMASHAVSVRMELSSALPEIFGDRIQLQQVLINLIMNGIEAMEGVEDRPRELAIRSVADGDGAVLVSVADSGVGICEQAIDRLFTPFFTTKSSGMGMGLSICRSIVEAHGGRLSAAPNRGHGATFQITLPVHREEAS, encoded by the coding sequence ATGAAGCCTGGCCGTGCAGCGACGTTCGGGAAGTCAGCCGTGCAGTTCCTCGCCGGCTGCGTCAGGCAGACTGTTGATACGAAGCAGCGCGTCGAGCCTGGTGACGCCGGTTTGCTCGAGTCGGTCAAGCAGTGGCAGCAAGTCTTCGAGCACAACCCCGTCATGTACTTCATGGTCGACCCGGTCGGAACCGTGATCAACGTGAACACTTTCGGGGCCGCGCAACTCGGCTATACGGCCACTGAGTTGATCGGTCGATCAGTGCTGGATGTCTTCTTCGAGGAAGACCGCGACTTCGTCCGCGCATGTGTCGCGCTGTGCCTCGAGACCGTCGATCAGTCCCACACCTGGGAAATCCGGAAGGTTCGCAAGGACGGCTCGGTACTATGGGTGCGCGAGAACGCCAAGACCATGCTGCGGGCCGATGGCGGGCCGATCGTGCTGGTCGCCTGCGAGAACATCACCGAGCGCAAGGAAGCCGAGAATGCGCTGCGACAGAGCGAGGCTTATCTCGCACAGGCGCAGGAATTGAGCCACACCGGCAGTTTCGGCTGGAAGTCATCAACCGGAGAGATTAGCTGGTCCAAGGAGACCTATCGCATATTCCAATGCGACGAGGGGACCAAGCCTAGAATCCCCTTCATGCTCCAGCGTATTCATCCGGACGATCGGCTCGCGGTGCAACAGACCACGGCTCGGGCTGCGCGAGAGGGCAAGGATTACGATCACGAATACCGACTCGTGATGCCCGACGGCTCCATCAAATATGTCCGGGCCGTGGCCCGGGCGACGCGGGATTCCAACGGTCGCGTGGAGTTCGTCGGGTCGGTAACTGACGTCACGGCGACCAAAGAGGCGGAGCGAAGGCTTCGTGAAAGCGAGCAGCGCTTTCGCGACTACGCCGAAACGGCGTCTGACTGGTTCTGGGAGACGGGGCCAGACCATCGCGTGACCCAGATTTCGGAACACTCCGATACCGTCGCGGCCCCCACCGGCCTGCTCGGGCTCACGCGTTGGGACATTGCGCCCGATGCGAATCTCGAACCGGAAAAATGGCGACAACATCGGGAGGCGCTCGATGCCCACGTCCCGTTCCGCGACCTGGTGTATCGCAGCAGAGACCGCAACGGTCACGCGATCTATGTCCGGACCAGCGGTAAGCCGTTCTTCGACGCGGAAGGCGCTTTTCTGGGTTATCGCGGCGTCTGCACCGACGTGACTGCGGCCATCCGGGCAGATCAGGCCGAAGAGGCGCTACGCAAGGCCCAGACCGAACTTGCCCATGTGACGCGCGTCACGACACTGGGCGAGCTGACAGCTTCAATCGCGCACGAGATCAACCAGCCGCTCGCCGCCGTGATCGCGAACGCCGACGCCTGTCTCTCCTGGCTGCAGCGCAGTCCGCCAGATCTCAACGCGGCGCGCCGCTCCGTGGATTGGATCATCGAGGACGGCAAGCGTGCCAGCGACGTGATCCGCCACGTCCGGGCGCTCGCCAAGCGGACCGACATCGAGATGGTGCCGCTCGACGCAAGCGCGGTGGTGCGGGAGGCCGTGGCGCTCGTTCAGCGCGAAATGGCCAGTCATGCCGTGTCGGTGCGAATGGAGCTATCATCTGCACTGCCCGAGATCTTTGGCGACCGAATCCAGTTGCAGCAAGTCCTGATCAACCTGATCATGAACGGGATCGAGGCCATGGAAGGCGTCGAAGATCGCCCACGCGAGCTGGCAATCCGCTCAGTGGCGGACGGCGACGGCGCGGTGCTGGTGAGCGTCGCCGACTCCGGCGTCGGCATCTGCGAACAGGCGATTGACCGCCTGTTCACGCCGTTCTTCACCACGAAGTCCTCGGGCATGGGCATGGGGCTATCGATCTGTCGCTCCATCGTCGAGGCCCATGGCGGACGACTTTCTGCCGCTCCGAACCGAGGGCACGGCGCAACTTTCCAGATCACCCTGCCCGTCCATCGAGAGGAAGCATCGTGA
- a CDS encoding DUF5076 domain-containing protein: MAGPKEQPLPPDVMTRDDAVEILRVFVLDGGLSMAFQRAFEEPDMWGLLLVDLARHAARAYARESEYTEEDALNRILDMFQAEIERPTDTGTTTPRGKGH; this comes from the coding sequence ATGGCGGGCCCCAAGGAGCAGCCACTGCCGCCCGACGTCATGACCCGCGACGATGCGGTCGAGATCCTGCGCGTGTTCGTGCTGGACGGCGGGCTGTCGATGGCGTTTCAGCGCGCCTTCGAGGAGCCCGACATGTGGGGCCTGCTGCTCGTCGATCTCGCCCGCCATGCCGCACGCGCCTATGCGCGCGAGAGCGAATATACCGAGGAGGACGCCTTGAACCGCATCCTCGACATGTTCCAGGCCGAGATCGAGCGTCCGACCGACACCGGCACCACGACGCCGCGCGGCAAGGGACACTGA
- a CDS encoding tripartite tricarboxylate transporter substrate binding protein BugD, which translates to MTKAVWAALIGILAVTGAARAQDFPTRPITIIVPFSAGGPSDAMARVLAERMRVTLGQPVVIENVTGAGGSIGVGRAVQSPPDGYTISFGHLGTHVANGAVYKLSYDLVADLEPVVLLPSNPMIVVSKNAVPAASLKELIEWLKSRPSPPTAGTAGAGSGSHIAGVYFENVSGIKLQYVPYRGTAPALNDLIAGQIDLIVDQTSNSINQVRAGTIRAYAITDDKRLPSAPEIPTAEEAGLKGFNMTLWSGMWVPKGTPKEIVTKLNAAAVEALNDPAVRKQLESQGLEMTPKDQLTPEALGARQKAEIAKWWPMIKAANIKVD; encoded by the coding sequence ATGACGAAGGCCGTCTGGGCTGCGCTGATTGGTATTCTCGCTGTAACCGGCGCTGCGCGCGCCCAGGATTTTCCGACGCGTCCCATCACGATCATTGTGCCGTTCTCGGCCGGCGGGCCGTCCGATGCGATGGCGCGGGTGCTTGCGGAGCGGATGCGGGTGACGCTGGGGCAGCCCGTGGTGATCGAGAACGTCACCGGCGCCGGCGGCTCGATCGGCGTCGGCCGTGCGGTGCAGTCGCCGCCGGACGGCTACACCATTTCCTTCGGCCACCTCGGCACCCACGTGGCCAATGGCGCGGTCTACAAGCTCAGCTACGATCTCGTCGCCGATCTCGAGCCGGTGGTGCTGCTGCCGAGCAATCCGATGATCGTGGTCAGCAAGAATGCGGTGCCCGCGGCCTCGCTGAAGGAGCTGATCGAGTGGCTCAAGTCGCGGCCGTCGCCCCCGACCGCCGGCACGGCCGGTGCGGGATCCGGTAGCCACATCGCCGGCGTTTATTTCGAGAACGTCTCCGGCATCAAGCTGCAGTATGTGCCATATCGCGGCACCGCGCCCGCCCTAAACGATCTGATCGCGGGGCAGATCGACCTCATCGTCGACCAGACCTCCAACTCCATCAACCAGGTTCGCGCCGGCACCATCCGCGCCTACGCCATCACCGACGACAAGCGCCTGCCGTCGGCACCGGAGATTCCGACCGCGGAAGAGGCGGGCCTGAAAGGCTTCAACATGACGCTGTGGTCGGGCATGTGGGTGCCGAAGGGCACGCCGAAGGAGATCGTGACCAAGCTCAACGCCGCGGCCGTTGAAGCGCTGAACGATCCAGCGGTCAGGAAGCAGCTCGAAAGCCAGGGCCTGGAGATGACGCCCAAGGACCAGCTCACGCCCGAAGCGCTCGGCGCGCGCCAGAAGGCCGAGATCGCAAAATGGTGGCCGATGATCAAGGCGGCCAATATCAAGGTGGATTGA
- a CDS encoding pyruvate dehydrogenase complex E1 component subunit beta codes for MPIQVLMPALSPTMEKGNLAKWLKKEGEPIKSGDVIAEIETDKATMEVEATDEGTLGKILIPEGTADVAVNTPIATILADGESAADLAKASAPAKQEKAAESAPPAAAKSEAPAPKAAPAPQAVAEPDPEVPEGTEMVTQTIREALRDAMAEEMRRDADVFVMGEEVAEYQGAYKVTQGLLQEFGAKRVIDTPITEHGFAGVGVGAAMTGLKPIVEFMTFNFAMQAIDQIINSAAKTLYMSGGQMGCSIVFRGPNGAAARVAAQHSQDYSAWYSHIPGLKVVAPYSAADAKGLLKAAIRDPNPVIFLENEVLYGHTGQVPKLDDFVIPIGKARIVRAGSHVTIISWSNGMTYALKAADELAKDGIEAEVIDLRTLRPLDTETIINSVKKTGRAVTVEEGWAQSGVGAEIAARIMENAFDYLDAPVARVSGKDVPMPYAANLEKLALPSAVEVVEAAKAVCYR; via the coding sequence ATGCCAATTCAAGTGCTGATGCCCGCGTTGTCGCCCACGATGGAGAAGGGCAACCTCGCCAAATGGCTGAAGAAAGAGGGCGAGCCGATCAAGTCGGGCGACGTGATCGCCGAGATCGAGACCGACAAGGCGACCATGGAGGTCGAGGCGACCGATGAGGGGACGCTCGGCAAGATCCTGATCCCCGAGGGCACCGCCGATGTGGCGGTGAACACGCCGATCGCGACCATTCTCGCCGATGGTGAGAGCGCCGCCGATCTCGCCAAGGCCAGCGCGCCGGCCAAGCAGGAGAAGGCTGCCGAGTCGGCGCCGCCTGCAGCGGCGAAGTCCGAAGCGCCAGCGCCGAAGGCTGCGCCCGCTCCGCAGGCCGTTGCCGAGCCGGATCCGGAAGTGCCTGAAGGCACCGAGATGGTGACGCAGACTATCCGCGAAGCCTTGCGCGATGCCATGGCGGAAGAGATGCGCCGCGATGCCGACGTCTTCGTCATGGGCGAAGAGGTCGCCGAATATCAGGGCGCCTACAAGGTCACGCAAGGGTTGCTCCAGGAGTTCGGCGCCAAGCGCGTGATCGACACGCCGATCACCGAGCACGGCTTTGCCGGCGTCGGTGTCGGCGCCGCGATGACGGGCCTCAAGCCGATCGTCGAGTTCATGACCTTCAACTTCGCCATGCAGGCGATCGATCAGATCATCAACTCCGCGGCCAAGACGCTCTACATGTCCGGCGGCCAGATGGGCTGCTCGATCGTGTTCCGTGGGCCCAATGGTGCCGCTGCGCGCGTTGCCGCCCAGCACAGCCAGGACTATTCGGCCTGGTACTCGCACATCCCCGGCCTCAAGGTGGTTGCGCCGTATTCGGCCGCCGACGCCAAGGGCCTGCTCAAGGCCGCGATCCGCGATCCCAATCCGGTGATCTTCCTCGAGAACGAGGTGCTGTACGGTCACACCGGCCAGGTGCCGAAGCTCGACGACTTCGTCATCCCGATCGGCAAGGCGCGCATCGTACGCGCTGGCAGCCACGTCACGATCATCTCCTGGTCGAATGGAATGACCTATGCGCTGAAGGCCGCCGATGAGCTCGCCAAGGACGGCATCGAGGCCGAGGTGATCGACCTGCGCACGCTGCGTCCGCTCGACACCGAGACCATCATCAACTCGGTCAAGAAGACCGGTCGCGCCGTCACCGTGGAAGAGGGTTGGGCGCAGAGCGGCGTCGGCGCCGAGATTGCCGCGCGGATCATGGAGAACGCCTTCGATTATCTCGATGCGCCCGTTGCGCGCGTCTCCGGCAAGGACGTACCGATGCCTTACGCCGCGAACCTGGAGAAGCTCGCGCTGCCCTCGGCGGTGGAAGTCGTCGAGGCCGCTAAAGCCGTCTGCTACAGGTAG
- a CDS encoding threonine synthase — MHDNDNLTIERPTFVTHLECAMEGDHYAADQVHNLSKAGKPLLVRYDLAGVKKALTKDALAQRPGDMWRYRELLPVRKCKDIVSLGEVTTPLIRLPKLGKKLGGGEIIVKDEGRLPTGSFKARGLVMAVSMGKALGIKHMAMPTNGNAGAALAAYATSCGIKTTIFCPADTPEVNVSEIELQGATVYRVNGYIDDCGKIVGEGKAKVGWFDTSTLKEPYRIEGKKTMGLELAEQLGWDVPDVIFYPTGGGTGLIGMWKAFDELEKIGFIGSKRPRMVAVQASGCAPMVRAYDAGTEHATRWEDAHTIASGIRVPQAIGDFLILRAVRESKGFAIAVDDDKISAALNEVAREEGLLLCPEGAATYAAYKESLADGRVSKGDRVMLFNCATGLKYPLPPVTRTLDRHKPIDYAQF, encoded by the coding sequence ATGCACGACAACGACAACCTCACCATCGAACGCCCGACTTTCGTCACCCATCTCGAATGCGCGATGGAGGGCGATCACTACGCCGCCGACCAGGTCCACAACCTGTCGAAGGCCGGCAAGCCGCTTCTCGTCCGCTACGACCTCGCTGGCGTGAAGAAGGCGCTGACCAAGGATGCCCTCGCGCAGCGGCCCGGCGACATGTGGCGCTACCGCGAGCTGCTGCCGGTGCGCAAATGCAAGGACATCGTCTCGCTCGGCGAAGTGACCACCCCGCTGATCCGGCTGCCCAAGCTCGGCAAGAAGCTCGGTGGTGGTGAGATCATCGTCAAGGACGAGGGACGCCTGCCGACCGGCTCGTTCAAGGCGCGCGGTCTCGTGATGGCGGTCTCGATGGGCAAGGCGCTCGGCATCAAGCACATGGCGATGCCGACCAACGGCAATGCCGGCGCGGCGCTCGCAGCCTATGCGACGTCCTGCGGCATCAAGACCACGATCTTCTGCCCGGCCGATACGCCGGAGGTGAACGTCAGCGAGATCGAGCTGCAGGGCGCCACCGTCTACCGCGTCAATGGTTATATCGACGATTGCGGCAAGATCGTCGGCGAGGGCAAGGCCAAGGTCGGCTGGTTCGACACCTCGACGCTGAAGGAGCCGTACCGCATCGAGGGCAAGAAGACGATGGGCCTCGAACTCGCCGAGCAGCTCGGCTGGGACGTGCCCGACGTGATCTTCTATCCGACCGGCGGTGGCACCGGCCTGATCGGCATGTGGAAGGCGTTCGACGAGCTGGAGAAGATCGGATTCATCGGCTCGAAGCGCCCGCGCATGGTCGCGGTGCAGGCCTCCGGCTGCGCGCCGATGGTGCGCGCCTATGACGCCGGCACCGAGCATGCGACGCGCTGGGAGGACGCCCACACCATCGCCTCAGGTATCCGCGTGCCGCAGGCCATCGGCGATTTCCTCATCCTGCGCGCGGTACGCGAGAGCAAGGGCTTTGCCATCGCCGTCGACGACGACAAGATCTCGGCGGCGCTGAATGAGGTCGCGCGCGAGGAGGGGCTCTTGCTCTGCCCCGAGGGCGCCGCCACCTACGCCGCCTACAAGGAAAGCCTCGCCGACGGCCGCGTCTCGAAGGGTGATCGCGTGATGCTGTTCAACTGCGCGACCGGTCTGAAATATCCGCTGCCGCCGGTCACCCGCACGCTCGATCGCCACAAGCCGATCGATTACGCCCAATTCTAG